Proteins encoded in a region of the Pseudomonas syringae KCTC 12500 genome:
- a CDS encoding DUF4329 domain-containing protein, translating to MYPRKRLYKRSIDQHPDMPELSAPFDHPDDAARYAHERIGDRRDREYGGFILVRKDGKYIATEPMNGSQFSFDPNEVFPRNEQEGYVLYPQGHEDYAVYHSHPSLQAGLDEWPDSEKVTYPNSFSVGDIYAVIDDQEVCAATYLSGPDGSLIKYTLSRSAAEDALFARVSGPRSMPHLCELSQIHKALQNLSMMPSDVVRLLAGAGDLHVIVPSRLWGRSGKVPADWQPYPDDAAARTPPAKSPASCDAQWPPRPLSLSAPFDSADEAARYAHGRIGSRIHSQIIGFLLFNPVERAYRIAEPILDDGMPVYAPCSAFHPDAYYRPALPDGYRVDGMYFCSANLAVEGGREVMNDFFEPDDLHRMFSYRHKPAQRRKGLPIRYGFEMSAVYFSAADGALLCYTPSQSAEEFQLLQSVSRVYSGAESIQAQLEAGTLSVQDFVRRVARAGLLRVLQTSARWPDAGVISPVA from the coding sequence ATGTACCCGAGAAAAAGACTCTACAAACGATCCATCGATCAGCACCCCGACATGCCTGAGCTCAGCGCGCCATTCGATCATCCTGACGATGCTGCGCGTTATGCCCATGAGCGGATCGGCGACCGGCGTGATCGCGAATACGGCGGTTTCATCCTGGTTCGCAAGGATGGCAAGTACATTGCGACCGAGCCCATGAACGGCAGCCAGTTCAGCTTCGATCCCAACGAGGTTTTCCCGCGCAACGAGCAGGAAGGTTATGTGCTCTACCCGCAAGGGCATGAGGACTATGCGGTCTACCATTCTCACCCGTCACTGCAGGCCGGGCTCGACGAGTGGCCGGACAGTGAAAAGGTCACTTACCCGAACAGTTTTTCTGTCGGCGACATTTATGCGGTGATCGACGATCAGGAGGTGTGTGCGGCGACCTATCTTTCCGGGCCTGACGGCTCCCTGATCAAATACACGCTGTCCCGCTCTGCTGCCGAAGACGCTTTGTTTGCGCGCGTTTCTGGTCCGCGGAGCATGCCGCACTTGTGTGAACTCAGCCAGATCCACAAGGCGTTGCAGAACCTCAGCATGATGCCCAGTGATGTGGTCCGCCTGCTGGCCGGAGCCGGGGATCTGCACGTGATAGTGCCCAGCCGACTGTGGGGGCGGTCAGGCAAAGTGCCGGCCGACTGGCAGCCTTACCCGGACGACGCTGCCGCTCGTACACCTCCCGCCAAATCGCCTGCAAGCTGCGACGCGCAATGGCCACCCCGACCCCTGAGTCTCAGCGCGCCGTTCGACAGCGCCGATGAGGCTGCACGTTATGCTCATGGCCGTATCGGCAGTCGTATTCATTCGCAGATCATCGGTTTTCTTCTGTTCAATCCGGTCGAGCGAGCCTATCGGATTGCCGAGCCGATTCTCGATGACGGCATGCCGGTGTACGCGCCGTGTTCGGCATTCCATCCCGATGCGTATTACCGGCCTGCATTGCCTGACGGCTATCGTGTGGACGGTATGTATTTCTGTTCAGCCAATCTGGCCGTCGAGGGTGGGCGTGAAGTGATGAACGATTTCTTCGAGCCGGATGACCTGCACCGGATGTTCAGCTATCGGCACAAACCGGCACAGCGCCGCAAAGGCTTGCCGATTCGCTATGGTTTCGAGATGTCCGCCGTCTATTTCTCGGCAGCCGACGGCGCGCTGCTCTGTTACACCCCCAGCCAGTCCGCCGAGGAGTTTCAACTATTGCAAAGCGTATCGCGCGTGTACTCCGGGGCCGAGTCCATTCAGGCGCAACTCGAAGCCGGTACCCTCAGCGTGCAGGATTTCGTCCGTCGGGTGGCGCGGGCCGGGCTTCTGCGCGTGCTACAGACCAGTGCGCGCTGGCCTGATGCCGGTGTGATCAGTCCCGTAGCCTGA
- a CDS encoding FKBP-type peptidyl-prolyl cis-trans isomerase: protein MKQHRLAAAIALVGLVLAGCDKQASTVELKTPAQKASYGIGLNMGKSLAQEGMDDLDSKAVALGIEDAVGKKDQKLKDEELVEAFSALQKRSEERLAKMSEEASAAGKKFLEENGKKDGVVTTASGLQYQIIKKADGAQPKPTDVVTVHYEGKLIDGKVFDSSVERGSPIDLPVGGVIPGWVEGLQLMHVGEKIKLFIPSDLAYGAQSPSPAIPANSVLVFDLELLGIKDPAAAPTPGADADEEEAAPAASAPAKK from the coding sequence ATGAAACAGCATCGGTTGGCAGCGGCGATTGCCCTGGTCGGTCTGGTACTCGCAGGTTGTGACAAGCAAGCCAGCACCGTAGAGCTGAAAACCCCAGCACAAAAAGCGTCTTATGGCATCGGTCTGAACATGGGCAAAAGCCTGGCTCAGGAAGGTATGGATGATCTGGATTCCAAGGCTGTAGCCCTGGGTATCGAAGACGCTGTTGGCAAGAAAGATCAGAAACTCAAGGACGAAGAGCTGGTTGAAGCCTTCTCCGCGCTGCAAAAGCGTTCCGAAGAGCGTCTGGCGAAGATGAGCGAAGAAGCTTCTGCCGCTGGCAAGAAATTCCTCGAAGAGAACGGTAAAAAGGACGGCGTGGTCACCACCGCTTCCGGCCTGCAGTATCAGATCATCAAGAAAGCCGATGGCGCTCAGCCCAAGCCTACCGATGTTGTGACTGTTCACTACGAAGGCAAGCTGATCGACGGCAAGGTCTTCGACAGTTCCGTTGAGCGCGGCAGCCCGATCGACCTGCCTGTTGGCGGTGTGATTCCGGGTTGGGTCGAAGGTCTGCAACTGATGCACGTCGGCGAGAAGATCAAACTCTTCATCCCGAGTGATCTGGCTTACGGCGCACAGAGCCCGAGCCCGGCGATCCCGGCCAACTCGGTACTGGTGTTCGATCTTGAACTGCTGGGTATCAAGGACCCTGCAGCGGCACCAACGCCTGGTGCTGATGCCGACGAAGAAGAGGCAGCTCCTGCCGCTTCGGCTCCGGCCAAGAAGTAA
- a CDS encoding YkvA family protein, which translates to MKAPWNFIRYLPGARRLLAAGRLPGLLFAVARKGNSEGSRLGKLKEDLRLLQALCLAYWRGEYRAISPKAILSIVAGLMYFLSPLDAIPDWIPGLGMLDDIAVLAWVTKHLSNELDAFRAWRAQQSPEKLIVVEQLPKTQALLEQERGKV; encoded by the coding sequence ATGAAAGCACCGTGGAACTTTATCCGTTATCTGCCCGGAGCCCGGCGTCTGCTGGCCGCTGGACGATTGCCAGGATTGCTGTTCGCTGTCGCGCGTAAAGGCAACAGTGAAGGCAGTCGTCTGGGCAAACTCAAGGAAGACCTGCGTTTGCTGCAGGCCTTGTGCCTGGCTTACTGGCGGGGCGAATACCGCGCCATCAGCCCTAAAGCGATCCTGTCCATCGTCGCCGGTCTGATGTACTTCCTCAGCCCGCTGGATGCGATCCCCGACTGGATACCCGGCCTCGGCATGCTCGATGACATCGCCGTGCTGGCGTGGGTTACCAAGCACCTGAGCAATGAGCTGGACGCCTTTCGTGCATGGCGCGCGCAGCAATCGCCCGAGAAACTCATCGTGGTCGAGCAACTGCCGAAGACTCAGGCACTGCTGGAGCAAGAGCGAGGCAAGGTGTAA
- a CDS encoding helix-turn-helix domain-containing protein, with translation MDLQVISRDGEPEYAVLPWAQYQALLKAAGLAGKPSSEPAASTSGTTASELPGFDELRALREAKGLEAASLARTVGISPSYLELIENGTREPDGAIKRSLAWELGVSGWRGES, from the coding sequence ATGGATCTTCAAGTGATATCCCGTGACGGGGAGCCTGAATACGCAGTGCTGCCCTGGGCGCAGTATCAAGCCCTGCTCAAGGCTGCCGGACTGGCCGGCAAGCCTTCCAGCGAGCCGGCTGCATCGACTTCCGGCACCACCGCCAGTGAGCTTCCCGGCTTCGATGAATTGCGTGCCCTGCGCGAGGCCAAAGGCCTTGAAGCGGCGAGCCTGGCGCGTACCGTCGGCATCAGCCCGTCCTACCTGGAGCTGATCGAGAACGGTACTCGTGAGCCGGACGGTGCCATCAAGCGCAGCCTGGCGTGGGAGCTTGGGGTGTCGGGCTGGCGAGGTGAGTCGTGA
- a CDS encoding GGDEF domain-containing protein: MTITEQLSALSSILARGDLHSLFQPIVSLSEHRILGYEALTRGPSNSALHSPLNLFAIARQAGRLSELELSCRDSACRRFSQQKLPGKLFLNVSPESLLETSHPPGRTLEMLRRYQIAPKDVVIELTEQMPTDDFDLLYNALHHYRDMGFSIALDDLGAGYSSLRLWSELRPDYVKIDRHFIDGIHQDAVKREFVGSMLQMAKASRATVIAEGIELPEELATLKDMGVNLVQGYLLARPQERPPRDTRAMLPKTEITVVPLNEEAADLSALLNPQPSVSQSTPTAEVLEAFRRQANLNSLAVLDDDARPCGIVHRHSLSEALLKPFGTELFARKPISRLMSSDFLAVEVSQSLQQVSRLLTSRARQRIEEDFIITSNGTYLGLGRVIDVLKLITEMKIQQARYANPLTLLPGNVPIQQCLTRLLQQGRASMICYVDIDSFKPFNDIYGYARGDEVLLCLAQCLNDRIDPARDFVGHIGGDDFLMVLGFDDWERRLKTLLDDFPNQCRRFYRAEHLEAGCFIALNRQGQRQEFPLLSLSIGVVHLHEESCTLVDASQLADLASQAKHFAKDVAGASIHVIDSTRLDLLMQA, from the coding sequence ATGACCATAACAGAGCAGCTGAGCGCACTGAGTTCCATTCTGGCTCGTGGTGATTTGCACAGTTTGTTCCAGCCCATCGTCTCGCTGTCGGAGCACCGGATTCTGGGCTATGAAGCCCTGACCCGCGGCCCCTCCAACAGCGCCCTGCACTCACCCTTGAACCTGTTCGCCATCGCCCGCCAGGCCGGTCGCCTGAGCGAGCTGGAGTTGAGTTGCCGGGACAGCGCCTGCCGACGTTTCAGTCAGCAGAAGTTACCGGGCAAGCTGTTTCTCAACGTTTCCCCCGAATCGCTGCTCGAAACCTCTCACCCTCCGGGCCGGACCCTGGAAATGCTGCGTCGCTACCAGATCGCGCCCAAGGACGTAGTCATCGAACTGACCGAGCAGATGCCCACCGATGATTTCGACCTGCTATACAACGCCTTGCACCACTATCGCGACATGGGTTTTTCCATCGCGCTGGACGATCTGGGCGCCGGTTATTCGAGCTTGCGACTCTGGTCGGAGCTGCGTCCGGACTACGTGAAAATCGATCGGCACTTCATCGACGGCATTCACCAGGATGCGGTGAAGCGCGAGTTCGTCGGCTCCATGCTGCAGATGGCCAAGGCCTCCAGGGCGACGGTGATTGCCGAAGGCATCGAATTGCCGGAAGAGCTGGCGACCCTGAAAGACATGGGCGTGAACCTGGTTCAAGGCTATCTGCTGGCGCGTCCTCAGGAGCGCCCGCCGCGCGACACCCGCGCCATGTTGCCAAAAACAGAGATCACAGTGGTGCCGCTCAACGAAGAAGCGGCCGATCTGTCTGCGCTGCTCAACCCACAGCCATCGGTCAGCCAGTCCACCCCCACGGCTGAAGTGCTGGAAGCGTTTCGCAGGCAGGCCAACCTCAACTCGCTGGCGGTGCTGGATGACGACGCCCGACCGTGTGGCATCGTCCACCGGCACTCGTTGTCCGAGGCGCTGCTCAAGCCCTTCGGCACCGAGCTGTTTGCCCGCAAACCAATCAGCCGCCTGATGAGCAGTGACTTTTTGGCCGTGGAAGTCAGCCAGTCGCTGCAACAGGTCAGCCGGCTGTTGACCAGCCGTGCCCGGCAGCGCATCGAGGAGGATTTCATCATCACCTCGAACGGCACCTATCTGGGGCTGGGCCGGGTGATCGACGTGCTCAAGCTGATCACCGAAATGAAGATCCAGCAGGCACGTTACGCCAATCCGCTGACCCTGCTGCCCGGCAATGTTCCGATTCAGCAATGCCTGACTCGGCTGCTGCAGCAAGGCCGTGCGTCGATGATCTGCTACGTGGATATCGACAGCTTCAAGCCCTTCAACGACATCTACGGTTATGCGCGTGGCGACGAGGTGCTGCTGTGTCTGGCGCAATGCCTGAACGACCGCATCGATCCGGCCAGAGACTTTGTCGGGCACATCGGCGGGGATGATTTTCTGATGGTGCTGGGCTTTGATGACTGGGAACGACGCCTGAAAACCCTGCTGGATGATTTTCCGAATCAATGCCGCCGTTTCTACCGCGCAGAACACCTGGAAGCCGGTTGCTTCATCGCCCTCAACCGACAGGGCCAACGCCAGGAATTCCCCCTGCTGTCGCTGTCGATTGGCGTGGTGCACTTGCATGAAGAAAGCTGCACGCTGGTCGATGCCAGCCAGTTGGCCGACCTCGCTTCACAGGCCAAGCACTTCGCCAAGGATGTCGCCGGCGCCAGCATTCACGTCATCGATTCGACGCGGCTGGATTTGTTGATGCAGGCGTGA
- a CDS encoding carboxy terminal-processing peptidase: MKQLFPSTALALFVGLSVLPMSASTFAANSWDNLQPDRDEVIASLNMVELLKRHHYSKPPLDDKRSAIIYQSYIKQLDPSRSYFMASDIADFDKWQFQFDDFLKSGDLNAGFIIYKRYLDRVNARLNFALGELGKGVDKLDFNTKETLLVDRKDAAWPKDTAELDELWRKRIKDEVLRLKIAGKDPAKIQETLTKRYKNQQARLNQTRAEDIFQAYINTFAMSYDPHTNYLSPDSAENFDINMSLSLEGIGAVLQSDNDNVKIVRLVPAGPAAKTKQVAPADKIVAVAQGDKEMVDVIGWRLDEVVKLIRGPKGSVVRLEIIPASNAPNDQTSKIVAITREAVKLEEQAAKKSILHIKQDGKDYKLGVIDIPAFYLDFKAYRAGDPEYKSTTRDVKKLLTELQAEKVDGVVLDLRNNGGGSLQEATELTSLFIDKGPTVLVRNADGKVDVLEDEAKGAFYKGPMALLVNRLSASASEIFAGAMQDYHRALVIGGQTFGKGTVQTIQPLNHGELKLTLAKFYRVSGQSTQHQGVVPDITYPSLIDTKEIGESALPEAMPWDSIKPAIKPAIDPFKPFLAQLQARHEARSAKDAEFVFIEDRLALAKKLMNEKTVSLNEADRRAEHASIESKQLALENTRRKAKGEEPLKELKKEDEDALPVEDEKTKPEDDAYLAETGRILIDYLGLSAAVAKK, encoded by the coding sequence ATGAAGCAATTATTCCCCAGCACTGCCCTCGCACTGTTTGTCGGCCTTAGCGTTTTGCCGATGTCAGCCAGTACCTTTGCCGCCAACAGCTGGGATAATCTTCAGCCGGACCGCGACGAAGTGATTGCCAGCCTCAACATGGTTGAGCTGCTCAAACGACATCACTACAGCAAGCCGCCCCTCGACGACAAGCGTTCGGCGATTATTTACCAGAGCTACATCAAGCAACTGGACCCCTCGCGCAGCTATTTCATGGCCAGCGACATTGCCGATTTCGATAAATGGCAGTTCCAGTTCGACGACTTTCTGAAAAGTGGCGACCTGAACGCCGGCTTCATCATCTACAAGCGCTATCTGGACCGCGTCAACGCGCGTCTGAATTTTGCGCTGGGCGAGTTGGGCAAGGGCGTCGACAAGCTCGACTTCAACACCAAGGAAACCCTGCTGGTCGACCGCAAGGACGCCGCATGGCCCAAGGATACAGCCGAGCTCGACGAACTGTGGCGCAAGCGCATCAAGGATGAAGTCCTGCGTTTGAAGATTGCAGGCAAGGACCCGGCGAAGATTCAGGAAACCCTGACCAAGCGCTACAAGAATCAGCAGGCGCGTCTGAACCAGACCCGTGCCGAAGATATCTTCCAGGCCTACATCAACACATTCGCCATGTCCTACGACCCGCACACCAACTACCTGTCACCTGACAGCGCGGAGAACTTCGACATCAACATGAGCCTGTCGCTGGAAGGCATCGGCGCCGTGTTGCAGAGCGATAACGACAACGTCAAGATCGTGCGTCTGGTCCCGGCAGGTCCGGCGGCCAAGACCAAACAGGTCGCGCCGGCCGACAAGATCGTGGCCGTTGCCCAGGGCGACAAGGAAATGGTCGACGTGATCGGCTGGCGCCTGGATGAAGTGGTCAAGCTGATCCGCGGTCCGAAGGGCTCGGTGGTACGCCTGGAGATCATCCCGGCCAGCAATGCGCCGAATGACCAGACCAGCAAGATCGTTGCCATCACCCGTGAAGCGGTGAAACTTGAAGAACAGGCGGCCAAGAAGTCGATCCTGCACATCAAGCAGGATGGCAAGGACTACAAGCTCGGCGTCATCGACATTCCGGCCTTTTATCTGGACTTCAAGGCCTACCGTGCCGGCGATCCGGAATACAAGAGCACCACCCGTGACGTGAAGAAACTGCTCACCGAATTGCAGGCCGAGAAGGTCGACGGTGTGGTACTGGATCTGCGCAACAACGGTGGCGGTTCGTTGCAGGAAGCCACCGAACTGACCAGCCTGTTCATCGACAAGGGCCCGACCGTGCTGGTGCGTAATGCCGACGGCAAGGTCGATGTGCTTGAAGACGAAGCCAAGGGCGCGTTCTACAAAGGCCCGATGGCATTGCTGGTCAACCGTCTGTCTGCGTCGGCTTCGGAGATTTTCGCCGGGGCGATGCAGGACTATCACCGCGCGCTGGTGATCGGTGGTCAGACCTTCGGTAAAGGCACGGTGCAGACCATTCAGCCGCTCAACCACGGCGAACTGAAACTGACGCTGGCCAAGTTCTACAGGGTTTCCGGTCAGAGCACCCAGCATCAGGGCGTGGTACCGGACATCACTTACCCGTCGCTGATCGACACCAAGGAAATCGGCGAGAGCGCCCTGCCCGAGGCCATGCCGTGGGACAGCATCAAACCGGCGATCAAGCCGGCCATTGATCCGTTCAAGCCGTTCCTTGCCCAGCTGCAGGCACGTCACGAAGCACGCTCGGCCAAAGACGCCGAGTTCGTGTTCATCGAGGATCGTCTGGCATTGGCCAAGAAGCTGATGAACGAGAAGACCGTCAGCCTCAATGAAGCCGACCGTCGTGCCGAGCATGCCTCGATCGAAAGCAAGCAACTTGCGCTGGAAAACACCCGCCGCAAGGCCAAGGGTGAGGAGCCGCTCAAAGAGCTGAAGAAGGAAGACGAAGACGCGCTGCCGGTGGAAGACGAGAAGACCAAACCCGAGGACGATGCCTATCTGGCAGAGACCGGACGCATTCTCATCGACTACCTGGGCCTGAGTGCCGCTGTCGCGAAAAAGTAA